A stretch of the Peromyscus leucopus breed LL Stock chromosome 10, UCI_PerLeu_2.1, whole genome shotgun sequence genome encodes the following:
- the Gk2 gene encoding glycerol kinase 2 — MAASKQTAVGPLVGAVVQGTNSTRFLVFNSKTSELLSHHRVELTQEYPQEGWVEQDPKEILQSVYECIARACEKLAGVNIDISNIKAVGVSNQRETTVIWDKFTGEPLYNAVVWLDLRTQSTVESLSKKIPGNSNFVKSKTGLPLSTYFSAVKLRWMLDNLRPIQKAVEEGRALFGTIDSWLIWCMTGGVNGGVHCTDVTNASRTMLFNIHSLEWDKELCDFFEIPMNILPNVCSSSEIYGLMTSGALEGVPISGCLGDQSAALVGQMCFQEGQAKNTYGTGCFLLCNTGQKCVFSEHGLLTTVAYKLGKKKPVCYALEGSVAIAGAVIRWLRDKFEIITTADEVEKLAKEAGTSYGCYFVPAFSGLYAPYWEPSARGIICGLTQFTNKCHIAFATLEAVCFQTREIVDAMNRDCGIPLSHLQVDGGMTNNKILMQLQADILRIPIVKSVMPETTALGAAMAAGAAEGVDVWSLEPEDMSAVLMERYEPQIQATESEIRYATWKRAVMKSMGWVTAKAPENGNSAVFSCLPLGFFIVTSMTLLIGARYVASFEE, encoded by the coding sequence ATGGCCGCCTCGAAGCAAACAGCTGTGGGGCCGTTGGTGGGAGCGGTGGTCCAGGGCACCAACTCCACTCGCTTTCTAGTTTTCAACTCGAAAACATCAGAACTTCTTAGCCATCATCGTGTGGAACTGACACAAGAGTATCCACAAGAAGGATGGGTGGAGCAAGACCCCAAGGAAATCCTTCAGTCTGTCTATGAATGCATAGCGAGAGCTTGCGAGAAACTTGCTGGAGTGAACATTGATATCTCCAACATCAAGGCTGTCGGCGTGAGCAACCAGCGGGAAACCACTGTGATCTGGGACAAGTTCACGGGAGAGCCTCTCTACAATGCTGTGGTGTGGCTAGATCTCAGAACCCAGTCTACTGTGGAGAGTCTCAGTAAGAAAATCCCAGGAAATAGCAACTTTGTCAAGTCTAAGACCGGTCTCCCCCTGAGCACTTATTTCAGTGCGGTGAAACTGCGGTGGATGCTCGACAACCTAAGACCCATTCAGAAGGCTGTTGAGGAAGGCAGAGCCCTGTTCGGAACCATCGACTCGTGGCTCATCTGGTGTATGACCGGAGGCGTCAACGGAGGCGTCCATTGCACAGATGTAACAAATGCTAGTAGAACGATGCTTTTCAACATCCACTCTTTGGAGTGGGATAAAGAACTCTGTGACTTTTTTGAAATTCCAATGAACATTCTCCCAAACGTATGCAGTTCTTCTGAGATTTATGGCCTGATGACATCAGGGGCCTTGGAAGGCGTGCCAATATCTGGATGTTTGGGCGACCAATCTGCTGCCTTAGTAGGACAAATGTGTTTCCAGGAAGGTCAAGCCAAAAACACATATGGAACAGGATGTTTCTTACTATGTAATACAGGCCagaaatgtgtgttttctgaACATGGCCTTCTGACCACAGTGGCTTACAAACTAGGCAAAAAGAAGCCAGTATGTTATGCATTAGAAGGTTCTGTTGCAATAGCTGGTGCTGTTATTCGCTGGCTAAGAGACAAGTTTGAAATTATAACGACCGCAGACGAAGTTGAAAAACTTGCAAAAGAGGCAGGCACTTCCTATGGCTGCTACTTCGTCCCAGCCTTTTCAGGGTTATATGCACCTTACTGGGAACCCAGTGCAAGAGGGATCATCTGTGGTCTCACTCAGTTCACCAATAAATGCCATATTGCTTTTGCTACATTAGAAGCTGTTTGCTTCCAAACTCGAGAGATTGTGGATGCCATGAACCGCGATTGTGGAATTCCACTCAGTCATTTGCAGGTAGATGGAGGAATGACCAACAACAAAATTCTTATGCAACTACAGGCAGATATTCTACGCATTCCGATAGTAAAGTCTGTTATGCCTGAAACAACTGCCCTGGGAGCTGCCATGGCAGCTGGAGCTGCAGAAGGGGTAGATGTTTGGAGTCTTGAACCTGAGGATATGTCTGCAGTCCTGATGGAACGGTATGAACCACAAATCCAAGCCACAGAAAGTGAAATTCGTTATGCAAC